In Actinoplanes octamycinicus, the genomic window CTGGCGGTGAGCCGGGCGTTCCACCGGGACGCGCCGCTGCTGATCTGCGACGAGCCGACCGCGAACCTGGACGCCCGGGCCGAGCACGAGGTGTACCTGCGGTTGCGGGACCTGGCCGCGGGTCGGACGGTGGTGCTGATCACGCATCGGATGGCGAGCGTGCGGGAGGCCGACCGGATCTACGTGCTGGACCACGGGAAGGTGGTCGAGGAGGGCGACCACGAGGAGCTGATGGCGGCGGACGGGGTTTACGCGCAGTTGTTCACGCTGCAGGCCAGTGCCTATCAATCGGCCTGACCGCGCCTTCTCTCCCGGTGAGTGGTGTCGGTGGGCGGGCCTCTGGCGGATGTAGTGCCTCCAGGCGCGGCACTGTCTGGAGCGGCGCTGTCGGGGGCGGCGCTGTCGGGGGCGGCGCTGTCGGGGGGCGCTGCCTGGGGCGGCGCTGTCGGATGTGGCGCTTTCCGGCGCGGCGCTGCGCGGTCGGGTGTGGTGCTGTCGGACACGGTGGCGTCGGGTGTGATGCCCTGCAACTCGCCGCTGGAGCAGACTGGCGGGGTGGCGGATTCCGTGGTGGGCGAAGGGCTGGACCGGGCACTGCTGGAGCGGCTCGGGGTCGAGCCCGGGCGGGTCACGTTGCTGCAGTTCTCCACCGCGTTCTGCGCGCCGTGCCGGGCGGTGCGCCGGATCAGCGCCGAGGTGGCCGCACTGCTGCCGGAGGTGCGGCACGTCGAGGTCGACGCCGAGAGCCACCTCGACGAGGTGCGCGCCCTGGAGATCGGGCGCACCCCGACGCTGCTGATCCTCGACGCCGGTGGCCGGGTGACGCGCCGGGCCACCGGGGTGCCGACGAAACCGCAGCTGATCGCGGCTCTCGCTGGTCTGCTGGCCGCCTGATCCGGGTTTTCCACACTGGCGGGTTGTCCACAGGCTGCCGGGGTGATGGGGCCTGCGTGCGGTCACACTTGCCGGTGGTGGGGGCCCCCGGGAGGGTGGGCTCTGGCTGGGGGACGGTGCGGTGTCTCAGGCGGGCGTTGAGGTGGCCTCCGGCTTCAAGTCCGGCAGCGGGTCCGGGTTCAGGCCTGGCATCGGGTTCGGCTGCGGGTCTGACAGCGGGTTCGGCTTCGGGTGTGACAGCGGGTTCGGCTGTGGGTCCGGATTCGGGTTCGGCTGCGGGTCCGGGTCCAGGTTCGGAGCTGGCAGCGGGTCCGGGTCCAGGTTCGGAGCTGGCAGCGGGTTCGGGTCTGACAGCGGGTCCGGGTTCGGGTCTGGCTGGGGCTGGGCGGAGCGGGTGAGGTTGCGGGAGCCGGGGATCAGCAGCTGGGAGGCGGCGGAGGCGGCCAGGACCACGGCGCAGGCGATCATGACCTGGTCGAGGCCGAAGCGGGCGGTCAACGGGCCGGCCAAGGCGCTGCCGACGGGCATGGCCAGGAACGAGGTCAGGTAGTCCCAGGAGGAGACCCGGCCGAGCATGGCTCGGGGGACCCGGTCCTGGATGGCGGTCTCCCAGGCGACCGCGAAGAACATCAGGCCGCCGTAACCGATGATGGCGCCGGCCAGGATCGCGGTGAGCATGCCGGGCCAGACGTAGGACAGCGCCCAGAACGGCATCAGCAGCAGCGTCAGCCAGCCGGCCCGGAGCAGCCGGCGGGGCTGGAAGCGCAGGGCCAGCGCCGAGCCGAGCAGGCCGCCCAGCCCCTCGGCGGCCGAGATCCAGCCGACCGCGTGGGCGCCGCCGAGGCGCTCCACCGCGATCACCATGACCAGGACCAGGATCATGCCGTTGGCGATGTGGTAGACGGTGGCGCCGAGGAGTCCGCCGAGCAGCCAGTCGCGGCTGCGGATCGCCTGCCAGCCGGCGGCCAGCTCACGGAACATCGGGGCTCGGGGGCCGCGGTCCGCCCGTACCGAAAGCATGGCGGCGAAGACCCCGGACAACCCGAAGCTGACCGCATCGGCGGCGAAGCCCGCCGGAGCGCCGAAGGCGGCGACGGTCAGGCCGCCGAGCGCCGGCCCGGCCACGCCGCAACCGGTCTGCAGCATGGTCAGCGTGGCGTTGGCCCGCTGCAGCTGATCGGCCGGGACGAGCAGCGGCTTGAGCGCGCTCATCGCCGGGGTGAAGAACGCGCCGGCGCCGGACGAGACGACGGTCAGCGCGCAGAGCAGCGGCAGCTGGTAGCCGCCGCCGGCGAACATCACCGCGATGCCGGCCGTGGCCAGCAGCCGGACCAGGTCGGAGACGGCCATCACGTGCCGGGGCTGGAGCCGGTCCGCCCAGACGCCGCCGAACAGCGTGCCGGCCAGCATGGTCAGCACCGAGGCGGCCATCACCAGGCCGAGGTCGTGGGCGCCGCCGCCATGGGTGACCACGGCGACGGCGAGCGCCACGGTCTGGAAGCCGTTGCCGAGCCAGGACAGGGCCTGGCCGGTGGCGAGGAGCCGGAAGTCGCGAGTCATGCCCGCTAAACTAGTTCACCGTCTAACTATCAAGCAACTAATAATCAGATCCTGTGCAAAACTGGTGGGGTGGAAGACGGTGTGGATCAGCACGTGGCCCGGTGGGCGTCGTTCTGGAAGGACGAGCCGAAGTTCGCGCCGGAGGTGGAGGGCGCGCTGGTGCGGATGAAGCACATCCTGCGCTGGATCGAGCGGTCCGACGCGGCGGCGTTCGCGCGCAACGAGGAGGACTTCACGCTGCAGGACTTCAAGACCCTGCACGTGCTGATGATCCAGCCGTGGCCGACCGAGGCGACCCCGGCGCAGCTGGCCGAGGCGGCGAATGTGACCCGGGCCGCGATGACCAGCCGGCTGGACCGGCTGGAGGCGGCGGGCCTGGTGACCCGGACGATCGACGCCACCGACCGGCGGCGGGTGCTGATCCGGCCCACGCCGGAGGGGCGGGAGATGTGGAACCGGTACATCTTCGCCGGCATAGCCCGCGACCAGGCGGCCCTCGCGGCGCTGTCGGCGGAGGAGCTGACCCAGCTCAACGCCCTGCTGCGGAAAGTCCTGCTCGCCCTGGGGGAGTGAGGATCCTTCCCGGATGTCTCCGCGGGGGGACACCTCGCGGGCACGGAGACATCAGGAGTGGCCGCCGCGGCGTCCGGGCTGCTCGCGGCGTTGCGTCACGCGGCTTCCGGGGTGCCCGGACGGCGAGGCCTATCGGGGGATTCGTAGGCTGCCAGGCAGAACCGCCGAAAGCGTCGGGAATGTCTAGAACTTCGGCGCGTCCGGGGCCTCCAGCAGCCCCAGCCGCAAGGCGGTCATCAGCGCCTGCGCCCGGTTCGCCGCACCCAGCTTCTCGTAGAGCTTCGAGATGTGCGTCTTCGCGGTCGACTCGGAGACGAACAGCTGCTTGGCGATCCCGGCCACGCTCATGCCGTCGGCGAGCAGCCGCAGCACCTGACCCTCGCGCGGGGAGAGCTGCGGGCCGGACGGGGCGAGCCGGCGCTTCATCGCCTCGGCCAGGTCGGCCGCGGTGAACGCGCTGGGCGCCGACGCCGCGTGCCGGGCGGCCGCCACCACCTCGTCGGCGGGCGCGGTCTTGGGCACGAACGCGCTGGCCCCGGCCTCGAGAGCGCCGAAGAGCTGGTCGTCGCCGGCATACATGGTGAGGACCACGATGCCCATGTTGGCGTTGTTCTTCCGGAGGGCGCGGGTGGCCTCCAGGCCGCTGCCGTCGGGCAGCCGCAGATCCATGATCACGACATCCGGCTGCAGCGCGCCGGCCTGACGCACCGCCTCCGCGGCCGTCGCCGCCTCGCCGACGACCTCGAACTGACGGTCGCGCTCGAATGCGTGTCGCAGCCCCTTACGGATCAAGTCGTGATCGTCGACAAGGAGGACCTTGGTGCGCGTCGTCGGCGCCGGACTGGTCGACATGCTCGGGTTACTCCCCTTCTGGAGCGGAAACGCTATCCCGCACGCTATCGCGCCGAGGCGGGGTTCCGAGCACTACGGCGACGGTTGTCCCGCTGGGGTGTCTTGGGGTGATCTTGAGACGGCCCCGGATGCGCTCGGCCCGCTCGGCCATGATGGTCAGACCGTACCGGCCATCAGGTCGATTGTCGGCGAAACCCTTGCCGTCGTCAGAGACTTCGATCTCCGCGTACGGCGGGTCGACCGTGCACGTGACCCACAGGTTCGACGCGCCGGCGTGCTTGCGCGCGTTGGTGATCGCCTCCTGGGCGATCCGGAGCAGCTCGGCCTCGGTCGCGGCGGGCAGCCGCGCGGTCGACTCGTCGAAGGTGAAGTGCACCCGCAGGCCGGCGCTGGTGCCCAGGGTCCGCGCGTACTCCGCGATCGCGGCGGCCAGCCCGCCGTTGCGGTCCACCTCCGAGCGCAGCTCGAACAGGCTCAGCCGGAGCTCGGTGATCACCCGGGTCACCTCGCCGCG contains:
- a CDS encoding MFS transporter; protein product: MTRDFRLLATGQALSWLGNGFQTVALAVAVVTHGGGAHDLGLVMAASVLTMLAGTLFGGVWADRLQPRHVMAVSDLVRLLATAGIAVMFAGGGYQLPLLCALTVVSSGAGAFFTPAMSALKPLLVPADQLQRANATLTMLQTGCGVAGPALGGLTVAAFGAPAGFAADAVSFGLSGVFAAMLSVRADRGPRAPMFRELAAGWQAIRSRDWLLGGLLGATVYHIANGMILVLVMVIAVERLGGAHAVGWISAAEGLGGLLGSALALRFQPRRLLRAGWLTLLLMPFWALSYVWPGMLTAILAGAIIGYGGLMFFAVAWETAIQDRVPRAMLGRVSSWDYLTSFLAMPVGSALAGPLTARFGLDQVMIACAVVLAASAASQLLIPGSRNLTRSAQPQPDPNPDPLSDPNPLPAPNLDPDPLPAPNLDPDPQPNPNPDPQPNPLSHPKPNPLSDPQPNPMPGLNPDPLPDLKPEATSTPA
- a CDS encoding response regulator transcription factor; amino-acid sequence: MSTSPAPTTRTKVLLVDDHDLIRKGLRHAFERDRQFEVVGEAATAAEAVRQAGALQPDVVIMDLRLPDGSGLEATRALRKNNANMGIVVLTMYAGDDQLFGALEAGASAFVPKTAPADEVVAAARHAASAPSAFTAADLAEAMKRRLAPSGPQLSPREGQVLRLLADGMSVAGIAKQLFVSESTAKTHISKLYEKLGAANRAQALMTALRLGLLEAPDAPKF
- a CDS encoding TlpA family protein disulfide reductase encodes the protein MADSVVGEGLDRALLERLGVEPGRVTLLQFSTAFCAPCRAVRRISAEVAALLPEVRHVEVDAESHLDEVRALEIGRTPTLLILDAGGRVTRRATGVPTKPQLIAALAGLLAA
- a CDS encoding MarR family winged helix-turn-helix transcriptional regulator gives rise to the protein MEDGVDQHVARWASFWKDEPKFAPEVEGALVRMKHILRWIERSDAAAFARNEEDFTLQDFKTLHVLMIQPWPTEATPAQLAEAANVTRAAMTSRLDRLEAAGLVTRTIDATDRRRVLIRPTPEGREMWNRYIFAGIARDQAALAALSAEELTQLNALLRKVLLALGE